Proteins encoded together in one Thermococcus gammatolerans EJ3 window:
- a CDS encoding PrsW family intramembrane metalloprotease, whose amino-acid sequence MNVVASIVFFAYVPALILLWYFYHEDKLEPEPKRYVLMTFLLGATLSVVVAFVVEALLTPRWGYANYILPASAFYMALVAGVVEEPSKALAILYPFRAGQMDGIMDGLVYGVAAGLGFAATENFLYGLGYGLPTTIFRAFLTPLAHGTWSAIVGVGYGLVSEGKADSVGSFLLTAMFLHFLWDYFAFMSSAVPAYNILLIFLLLLNLAILRYFLMLGRAEDEQKRWYYALKGMWRW is encoded by the coding sequence ATGAACGTTGTAGCGTCGATAGTGTTCTTCGCGTACGTACCGGCCTTGATACTCCTGTGGTACTTCTATCATGAGGACAAACTGGAGCCCGAGCCAAAGAGGTACGTCTTGATGACGTTCCTTCTGGGGGCGACCCTATCGGTGGTCGTGGCCTTTGTGGTGGAGGCCCTTCTAACCCCGCGTTGGGGCTACGCCAACTACATTCTCCCCGCGAGTGCCTTTTATATGGCCCTCGTCGCAGGGGTAGTTGAGGAGCCTTCAAAGGCCCTCGCCATACTGTACCCCTTTAGGGCAGGTCAGATGGACGGTATAATGGACGGCCTCGTCTACGGGGTGGCCGCTGGGCTCGGCTTCGCCGCAACCGAGAACTTTCTATACGGTCTGGGCTACGGCCTTCCCACGACCATTTTCAGGGCGTTCCTCACTCCCCTCGCTCACGGCACATGGAGTGCGATAGTTGGAGTTGGTTACGGCCTCGTGTCGGAGGGGAAAGCAGATTCGGTTGGGAGCTTCCTCCTCACTGCGATGTTCCTCCACTTCCTCTGGGACTACTTCGCGTTCATGAGCTCGGCGGTTCCCGCCTACAACATACTCCTTATATTCCTGCTACTCCTCAACTTGGCGATCCTTAGGTACTTCCTAATGCTAGGCCGTGCCGAAGACGAACAGAAGAGGTGGTACTACGCGCTCAAGGGTATGTGGAGGTGGTGA
- a CDS encoding 50S ribosomal protein L15e, whose protein sequence is MGMYKYIREAWKSPKKSYVGELLKKRMIKWRREPVVVRIERPTRLDRARSLGYQAKQGYVVVRVRVRRGGRKRPRWKGGRKPSKMGMVKYSPKKSLQWIAEEKAARKFPNLEVLNSYWVGEDGMYKWFEVIMVDPHHPVIKSDPKIAWITGKAHKGRVFRGLTSAGKKGRGLRNKGKGAEKVRPSVRANKGKTK, encoded by the coding sequence ATGGGAATGTACAAGTACATAAGGGAAGCCTGGAAGAGCCCCAAGAAGAGCTACGTCGGGGAGCTCCTCAAGAAGAGGATGATAAAGTGGCGCCGTGAGCCCGTTGTCGTGAGGATTGAGAGGCCGACGAGGCTTGACCGCGCTCGTTCGCTCGGCTACCAAGCCAAGCAGGGCTACGTCGTCGTTCGCGTTCGCGTCAGGCGCGGAGGAAGGAAGAGACCCAGGTGGAAGGGAGGAAGGAAGCCGAGCAAGATGGGTATGGTCAAGTACTCGCCAAAGAAGAGCCTTCAATGGATAGCCGAGGAGAAGGCAGCTAGAAAGTTCCCGAACCTTGAGGTTCTCAACTCCTACTGGGTCGGCGAGGACGGGATGTACAAGTGGTTTGAGGTCATAATGGTCGACCCGCACCACCCGGTCATAAAGAGCGACCCGAAGATAGCCTGGATCACAGGTAAGGCCCACAAGGGTAGAGTATTTAGAGGTCTCACCAGCGCCGGCAAGAAGGGTCGCGGCCTGAGGAACAAGGGTAAAGGAGCGGAGAAGGTCAGGCCCAGCGTTAGAGCTAATAAGGGCAAGACCAAGTGA
- a CDS encoding energy-coupling factor transporter transmembrane component T family protein, whose translation MRDIDELDARVKIIATLIVGISLLHASRGLALFMAFILTIPLMQRKAFTPGFLTFSLVGLLGGVDYFLRLLALMELGLLFSETMDAGELTGALLNLRLPSDVALSAGLVVNGLQNLERLYREISEAQASRGVKGSFTSLKARIVPLLIGTVLLGTELGEAIEARGYQGDLRLPYRGKFGLEEALILAGSVLLLAVNLI comes from the coding sequence TTGAGGGACATTGATGAACTCGACGCCCGCGTCAAGATCATCGCAACCCTCATTGTGGGAATCTCCCTGCTCCACGCTTCGAGGGGATTAGCCCTTTTCATGGCATTCATCCTGACCATCCCCCTAATGCAACGGAAGGCCTTCACGCCGGGTTTTCTCACGTTCTCGCTCGTGGGTCTCCTGGGAGGCGTTGATTACTTTCTCCGCCTTCTTGCCCTCATGGAACTGGGCCTCCTCTTCTCCGAGACGATGGATGCAGGAGAGCTTACCGGCGCCCTGTTGAATCTCAGGCTGCCGTCTGACGTTGCTCTCTCGGCGGGTCTGGTCGTCAACGGTCTCCAGAACCTTGAGAGGCTCTATCGTGAAATATCGGAAGCGCAGGCATCGCGGGGAGTAAAAGGAAGTTTCACATCCCTTAAAGCTCGTATCGTTCCCCTGCTCATAGGTACGGTTCTCCTTGGAACCGAGTTGGGAGAAGCAATCGAGGCAAGGGGTTACCAGGGGGATCTTAGACTCCCCTACAGGGGAAAGTTCGGGCTCGAAGAAGCGCTCATTCTGGCTGGCTCCGTCCTTCTCTTGGCGGTGAACCTAATTTAA
- a CDS encoding energy-coupling factor ABC transporter ATP-binding protein yields MILVESIHHSRNGKEVLRGVNMSLDRGEVLALLGPNGAGKTTLAKHLNGLLKPTKGRVLVDGIDTRKSSVAELSRKVGYVFQRLERMFFTGRVFDEVAFGPGSLGMDENEVKERVEWALSLVGLKGYENRKPLSLSGGEMRKLAIACVLAMGTDYVILDEPTSDLDGRGFKAVVELVKRLRAEGKGVLLITHDVELALEVSDRVVVLFNGRIAFEGKPEGLLNLNLWEYGLRETRWIELMRRSLIEGH; encoded by the coding sequence ATGATACTTGTTGAGAGCATCCACCACTCGAGGAACGGTAAAGAAGTCTTGAGGGGCGTCAACATGAGCCTCGACAGGGGAGAGGTTTTAGCATTGCTCGGCCCCAACGGCGCCGGCAAGACAACCTTGGCCAAGCACCTCAACGGCCTCCTGAAGCCCACGAAGGGTAGGGTTCTCGTCGATGGAATCGACACGAGGAAGTCAAGCGTCGCGGAGCTGAGCAGAAAAGTCGGCTACGTCTTTCAGAGGCTTGAGAGGATGTTCTTCACCGGCAGAGTCTTCGATGAAGTTGCCTTCGGCCCTGGAAGTCTTGGGATGGACGAAAATGAGGTAAAAGAACGGGTTGAATGGGCTCTCTCACTGGTTGGCCTCAAAGGCTACGAGAACAGAAAACCGCTGAGCCTGAGCGGTGGTGAAATGAGGAAGCTCGCCATCGCGTGTGTTTTAGCTATGGGCACCGACTACGTAATCCTTGATGAGCCGACGAGCGACCTCGACGGTAGAGGTTTTAAGGCCGTCGTTGAGCTGGTCAAAAGACTTCGCGCAGAGGGAAAGGGCGTTCTCCTGATAACTCACGACGTCGAGCTGGCCCTCGAAGTTTCAGACAGGGTTGTGGTACTGTTCAACGGCAGGATTGCCTTTGAAGGCAAACCGGAGGGGCTACTGAACTTGAACCTGTGGGAATACGGTCTAAGGGAGACCCGTTGGATAGAGCTCATGAGGAGGAGTCTCATTGAGGGACATTGA
- a CDS encoding biotin--[acetyl-CoA-carboxylase] ligase: MKVHLRGALRESETKRFILRRLRKGPASGTELARKLGISRVAVWKHIKELNSLGYSIRATGKGYCLEKEAKIPCPWELEVKAIYFHAVSSTMEVARALAERGTLRTFVIAGEQTSGRGRLGRSWLSMPGGLYFSLALSPGIPMEDLSDLRLRIMEEVAGAIKNFGVDVKVNENGIFTKNGKLGGVLVEGFGEPELARFAVVGVGVNVNNPVPRGGTSLSLELGKRVSLLRVAKAVIEGVSYDTC; this comes from the coding sequence ATGAAAGTTCATCTACGCGGCGCTTTAAGGGAAAGCGAGACAAAAAGGTTTATTCTCAGGAGGCTTAGAAAAGGCCCGGCCAGCGGAACGGAGCTCGCAAGAAAGCTGGGAATTTCTCGTGTGGCAGTCTGGAAACATATCAAGGAGCTAAACTCCCTTGGATACTCGATAAGAGCGACTGGGAAGGGGTACTGCCTGGAGAAGGAAGCGAAAATCCCATGTCCCTGGGAACTTGAGGTTAAAGCCATCTATTTTCACGCGGTTTCCTCAACGATGGAAGTTGCCAGAGCACTCGCTGAGAGGGGAACCCTTAGAACCTTTGTGATCGCTGGTGAGCAGACTTCTGGCCGGGGCAGGCTCGGGAGAAGCTGGCTTTCCATGCCCGGTGGTCTCTACTTCTCACTCGCGCTATCACCAGGTATTCCGATGGAAGACCTCTCCGACCTGAGGCTGAGGATTATGGAGGAAGTCGCAGGGGCAATCAAAAACTTCGGTGTGGATGTTAAAGTGAACGAGAACGGTATCTTCACAAAAAACGGGAAGCTCGGGGGAGTTCTCGTCGAGGGTTTTGGAGAGCCAGAGCTGGCCAGGTTTGCGGTCGTGGGAGTTGGTGTCAACGTCAATAACCCCGTCCCAAGAGGGGGGACGTCACTCTCACTGGAACTCGGTAAAAGAGTGAGCCTCCTGCGCGTTGCAAAGGCAGTCATTGAGGGGGTGAGCTATGATACTTGTTGA
- a CDS encoding biotin transporter BioY, with protein sequence MRPRDIGLISTFTAFTALGAQVAIPIGPVPITLQVLFVLLSGLVLGARLGFLSQTLYLLLGLLGFPVFAHLGSGFAVLYGPTGGYLLAFPLASFLAGMMSGRGKAIEMAGALLAIGAIYLLGWARLSLLIGPEKAFYLGVLPFVGVDVAKAVVAVLVANAVREALPEGRF encoded by the coding sequence ATGAGACCAAGAGACATCGGCTTAATTTCCACTTTCACAGCGTTTACAGCCTTAGGTGCCCAGGTTGCGATACCAATTGGCCCTGTTCCGATAACCCTGCAGGTGCTCTTCGTTCTTCTCTCAGGCCTCGTTCTTGGGGCACGGCTCGGTTTTCTGAGTCAGACGCTCTACCTCCTACTCGGGCTGCTTGGCTTTCCAGTCTTCGCCCACCTAGGTTCTGGTTTTGCCGTTCTCTACGGCCCGACTGGAGGTTACCTCCTAGCGTTTCCCCTCGCTTCCTTCCTAGCCGGCATGATGTCAGGAAGGGGAAAAGCCATCGAAATGGCCGGGGCTCTGCTTGCGATAGGTGCAATCTATCTCCTCGGTTGGGCAAGGCTCTCGCTTCTAATCGGCCCTGAGAAGGCCTTCTACCTCGGCGTCCTGCCCTTCGTAGGTGTTGACGTTGCTAAAGCGGTTGTAGCGGTTCTTGTGGCGAATGCCGTTAGGGAGGCCCTACCGGAGGGCAGGTTTTAA
- a CDS encoding RNA-binding protein → MTLRAHHVRLTTFIQATEDEDKVLEAIGTFIPEDIDDEDVYFEVLETEGFFGNPIKVVNVEIKRSKAVRAFLRHFKELLDESARRYILENLDEKVDEEGTLYVRFNKQKAYLGEVEVDEGGDTIQVKIKVKAFPMRKEAVVKAVREWLEEKE, encoded by the coding sequence ATGACGCTCAGGGCGCACCACGTCAGGCTTACAACATTCATTCAGGCCACAGAGGATGAGGACAAAGTTCTTGAGGCGATAGGAACCTTCATTCCCGAGGATATAGACGATGAGGACGTTTACTTCGAGGTTCTCGAAACTGAAGGCTTCTTCGGTAACCCGATTAAGGTCGTGAACGTTGAGATAAAGAGGAGTAAAGCCGTGAGAGCGTTCCTCAGGCACTTCAAGGAGCTCCTCGACGAGAGCGCAAGGCGCTACATTCTGGAAAACCTCGACGAGAAGGTGGATGAGGAAGGAACACTCTACGTCCGCTTCAATAAGCAGAAGGCCTACCTCGGTGAGGTAGAGGTTGACGAGGGAGGCGACACGATTCAGGTCAAGATCAAAGTCAAAGCCTTCCCGATGAGGAAAGAGGCCGTCGTGAAGGCCGTGAGGGAGTGGCTGGAGGAGAAGGAATGA
- a CDS encoding Ribonuclease P protein component 3, translating into MSEREYFVEMDVRSVEAYELAKEWFDEVVFTKKLILDTEPDWDSLKEELRELRRTYGKVAVLLVTRKPSLIRTFKARNLKALLYVQGGDMRVNRMAIEAKVDALISPWLGRKDYGFDHTLAGMAGRRGVAIGFSLSPLLRANPYERALTLRFMAKVWELVRKYRVPRFITSSAESKWEVRGPRDLMSLGINIGMEIPEARASLNFHPRSLLSRL; encoded by the coding sequence ATGAGCGAGAGGGAATACTTCGTCGAGATGGACGTCAGGAGCGTGGAGGCCTACGAGCTAGCTAAGGAGTGGTTCGACGAGGTAGTCTTCACCAAAAAGCTCATCCTCGATACCGAGCCAGACTGGGACTCGCTGAAGGAGGAGCTTCGGGAGCTGAGGAGGACCTACGGGAAGGTCGCGGTTCTGCTCGTAACGAGAAAGCCGAGCCTGATACGGACCTTTAAAGCGAGAAACCTAAAGGCCCTGCTCTACGTTCAGGGAGGCGACATGAGGGTCAACAGGATGGCCATCGAGGCAAAGGTTGACGCGCTGATAAGTCCCTGGCTCGGGAGGAAGGATTACGGCTTCGACCACACCCTTGCTGGAATGGCGGGCAGGAGGGGCGTTGCAATCGGCTTCTCGCTCTCACCGCTCTTAAGGGCGAACCCCTACGAGAGGGCCTTAACGCTCCGCTTCATGGCCAAGGTCTGGGAGCTAGTAAGGAAGTATCGCGTCCCTCGCTTCATCACAAGCTCCGCCGAAAGTAAATGGGAGGTTCGCGGGCCGAGGGACTTGATGAGCCTCGGGATAAACATCGGGATGGAGATTCCAGAGGCGAGGGCAAGCCTGAACTTCCACCCGCGCTCACTTCTCTCGCGCCTTTGA
- a CDS encoding aspartate kinase translates to MVEKLSVVKFGGSSVRDSFWSALELVDYLLEGSRLVVVVSALRGVTEKLLELSERPEWELFESIALEHSRIADKLGAEVKPLLDELEKAIKENRHDPEWKDYILSFGERFSAVLFAKALENEGIPTIPIDAREILTLRGSFGNAEIDFSASLPRVRKLGELAEKAVPVVTGFIGNLNGKTATLGRGGSDYTASALGAMLDAKGVLIMSDVKGIYTADPRLVPEARLIHFLSRERALLAAKLGMKALHPRTIEPLGSIPLILGRTEDWRLGTLVSDFGDDWPIIVHRVEGERARISIVGVEELPGWKGVKGNGYFSIAVEREELVPALREIHGVVFDEDPRSCHHSELWARV, encoded by the coding sequence GTGGTCGAGAAACTCTCAGTTGTCAAGTTCGGTGGAAGCTCGGTAAGGGACTCGTTCTGGAGTGCACTAGAGCTGGTTGACTACCTACTCGAGGGAAGCAGGTTAGTGGTTGTCGTTTCTGCCCTCAGGGGCGTCACGGAGAAGCTTTTAGAGCTCTCGGAGCGGCCAGAGTGGGAACTCTTTGAGAGCATTGCCTTGGAGCACTCGAGAATAGCCGATAAGCTCGGTGCAGAGGTAAAGCCCCTGCTCGACGAACTCGAAAAAGCCATCAAGGAGAACCGCCACGATCCCGAGTGGAAGGACTACATCCTCTCCTTCGGGGAGAGATTCTCCGCGGTTCTCTTCGCCAAGGCCCTTGAAAACGAGGGCATTCCAACGATTCCCATAGACGCGAGGGAAATCCTAACCCTTCGCGGGAGCTTTGGGAACGCGGAAATAGATTTTTCAGCCAGCCTGCCCCGCGTTCGGAAACTCGGAGAGCTGGCAGAAAAAGCGGTTCCAGTAGTTACAGGCTTCATAGGAAACCTCAACGGAAAAACGGCAACCCTCGGCAGGGGTGGCAGTGATTACACGGCCTCGGCCCTCGGAGCGATGCTCGATGCGAAGGGCGTTCTCATAATGAGCGACGTGAAGGGGATATACACCGCCGACCCGAGGCTCGTTCCGGAAGCCAGGCTGATACACTTCCTATCGCGCGAGAGGGCCCTTTTGGCGGCGAAGCTCGGGATGAAGGCACTCCACCCAAGAACCATCGAACCCCTCGGAAGTATTCCGCTGATACTCGGCAGAACCGAGGACTGGCGCCTTGGAACCCTTGTGTCAGACTTCGGCGACGACTGGCCGATAATTGTCCACCGGGTCGAGGGAGAGAGGGCGAGGATATCAATTGTAGGTGTTGAAGAGCTTCCCGGCTGGAAGGGAGTGAAGGGGAACGGGTACTTCTCAATAGCGGTCGAGAGGGAGGAGCTCGTGCCGGCTTTGAGGGAGATACACGGGGTGGTCTTCGATGAAGATCCGCGTTCATGCCACCATAGCGAACTTTGGGCCCGGGTTTGA
- a CDS encoding homoserine kinase: MKIRVHATIANFGPGFDVFGVGIGEPYDELSFRESSEWEIRVKGHDVPADVRNTAVVAARALAEMAGEEVALRMKLRKGIRPRSGLGSSGASSLAGALAMARVLGVEDERLILRAAMEGERAASGSAHGDNVVPAYYGDFTILESYEPLRVRRIPVDFDVVAVLPAVEIPTSEARRVLPPKIPLKDAVRNIALASSLVLALKENDLKAVGRLLDDRIALPYRKRLMPWYDRARKAALEAGAYGFSVSGSGPAVFAVGGDVAQIGKAVAEAFEGFGIEVDVYVTKAGRGALWF; encoded by the coding sequence ATGAAGATCCGCGTTCATGCCACCATAGCGAACTTTGGGCCCGGGTTTGACGTCTTCGGCGTCGGCATAGGCGAGCCCTACGACGAGCTGTCCTTCAGGGAATCGAGCGAGTGGGAGATACGCGTGAAGGGGCACGACGTGCCAGCCGATGTGCGAAACACGGCGGTCGTTGCGGCCAGAGCTCTCGCCGAGATGGCTGGGGAAGAGGTTGCGCTGAGGATGAAGCTGAGGAAGGGGATAAGGCCGAGGAGCGGGCTCGGCAGTTCGGGCGCTTCATCCCTCGCGGGGGCGCTCGCGATGGCGAGGGTTCTCGGGGTTGAGGATGAGAGGCTAATACTCCGGGCCGCGATGGAGGGCGAGAGGGCCGCTTCCGGCAGTGCTCACGGCGACAACGTTGTTCCTGCCTACTACGGAGACTTCACTATCCTAGAGTCCTACGAGCCCCTGAGGGTCCGGAGGATCCCGGTGGACTTTGATGTTGTTGCCGTTTTACCAGCCGTCGAGATTCCAACGAGCGAGGCGAGGCGCGTCCTCCCGCCAAAGATACCGCTGAAAGACGCCGTCAGAAACATCGCGCTCGCATCTTCCCTGGTTCTCGCGCTGAAGGAAAACGACCTTAAGGCAGTCGGAAGGCTCCTCGACGACAGAATAGCCCTGCCTTACAGGAAGAGGCTCATGCCCTGGTACGATAGGGCAAGAAAGGCCGCCCTTGAGGCGGGCGCTTACGGCTTTTCGGTTTCCGGCTCGGGTCCGGCCGTGTTTGCGGTGGGTGGGGACGTGGCTCAAATAGGGAAGGCCGTTGCGGAGGCCTTCGAGGGGTTCGGAATCGAGGTTGATGTCTACGTCACAAAAGCCGGAAGGGGTGCCTTATGGTTTTGA
- the thrC gene encoding threonine synthase — MVLRCIECGREYDENELRYRCDCGGLLEVVTDLERAEDVFDGKNVTLWKYESWLPVRKRVSLNEGGTPLYRLSNLERELGVELYAKNEGANPTGSFKDRGMTVGVSKALELGMDKVICASTGNTSASLAAYAAKAGIKAYVLVPSGKIALGKLAQAIIYGARVVPVKGNFDDALRVVVEASAKLGVYMLNSINPFRLEGQKTIALEIYDQLGFVPDNVVLPVGNAGNISAIWKGFKELYEKGITDELPRMIGIQAEGAAPLARAWKAKKPFEPVENPETVATAIRIGNPANWPKAWRAVEESGGLFESVSDGEILRAQELLASREGLFVEPASAAPLAGLMKLLESGELDRGESYVLVTTGHGLKDPNVVVNRFTLPKPIEPTLEAFREVMK; from the coding sequence ATGGTTTTGAGGTGTATCGAATGCGGTAGGGAATACGATGAAAACGAGCTCCGCTATAGATGCGACTGCGGTGGCCTACTTGAGGTTGTTACCGACCTTGAGAGGGCCGAGGACGTTTTCGATGGAAAGAACGTGACGCTGTGGAAGTACGAGAGCTGGCTTCCCGTGAGGAAGAGGGTTTCGCTGAACGAGGGTGGAACGCCCCTCTACAGGCTCAGCAACCTCGAGAGGGAACTCGGCGTTGAGCTCTACGCCAAGAACGAGGGAGCCAACCCAACAGGCTCCTTCAAGGACAGGGGCATGACGGTTGGAGTATCCAAGGCCCTCGAACTCGGCATGGACAAGGTGATATGCGCTTCAACGGGCAACACTTCGGCTTCCCTCGCGGCCTACGCGGCCAAGGCGGGAATAAAGGCCTACGTCTTGGTGCCGAGCGGTAAGATAGCCCTCGGAAAGCTTGCGCAGGCGATAATCTACGGGGCGAGGGTCGTTCCAGTTAAGGGCAACTTTGACGACGCCCTCAGGGTCGTTGTTGAGGCGAGCGCAAAGCTCGGCGTCTACATGCTCAACTCGATAAATCCATTCCGCCTCGAGGGTCAGAAGACGATAGCGCTCGAAATCTACGACCAGCTCGGCTTCGTGCCGGACAACGTCGTCCTTCCGGTTGGAAACGCGGGAAACATCTCGGCGATATGGAAGGGCTTCAAGGAGCTCTACGAGAAGGGGATAACCGATGAGCTCCCCCGCATGATAGGGATACAGGCCGAGGGCGCGGCACCGCTCGCGAGGGCCTGGAAGGCCAAAAAGCCGTTCGAGCCCGTTGAAAACCCCGAGACGGTTGCCACCGCCATAAGGATAGGCAACCCCGCCAACTGGCCCAAGGCCTGGCGCGCGGTTGAGGAATCTGGGGGCCTCTTTGAGAGCGTGAGCGACGGGGAGATACTTAGGGCTCAGGAACTGCTCGCGAGCAGGGAGGGCCTCTTCGTCGAGCCCGCCTCCGCGGCTCCCCTGGCGGGCCTCATGAAGCTCCTCGAAAGCGGGGAGCTTGACAGGGGCGAAAGCTACGTCCTCGTAACGACGGGGCACG